A region of the Hydra vulgaris chromosome 12, alternate assembly HydraT2T_AEP genome:
AGTACGCATAGCAACAGAGGGGAGGGGGGGGAGtgtcaaatttcaaaatttttggcgtacgtactttatggacgacccctaagtGGCATATACTCAAGCATTATTACTTATGCAGTTGATATAGTGCTACAAAGTTCTTATGTTTTTGGACTACAAGAATTAGTTAATAAAGTTCAAACACAATGCAAAAACGTTTGTAACATACTTAGCACAGAAAAAACCGAGTTCATTATTTCTGGtgaaatttcaattaaaaaaaacataattcaaATTAACGGTTTTTCCCTACATCTCAATAATGTGACCTAAAACACCTCACATTCCTAAGGGATAATCAAGACTGTATACAAAATATAGCTACTCTTCAAACAGAAGTAGAATTAGAAAATTTGAGCAATTTaagaaaattcttaaaaaaagttaatctatTATTAAGGTCATAAGATTCtagggtaaaaaaaaatattgtttctaaattgttttgtttttaattatatcatattttcttaaaaagtatgttacattttaaaataatttatttaatttttgagaaaagcgataattaaattatttatgaacATATTAGTTTCTAGAAGGACCTTACAGTTCAGAAGCAGagggttttgataaaatttttgcaatttgtaAACGTAAAGaggaacttttttgaaaaatttcagtTTACTTAAACTAATCTTTTTAACACTCAAACCtttgttcaaactttttttaaacaaatatttcgAGTTTAAcagagtaaaaataataaagatcatcagtataaatttattttctgttttacatttatataaaaaaatatttcggtATCAAAAGGTgcgtttcaaaaaaaaatcttcagttTTGTATGATGatgtgcaaatcttgcattaaaaaaaatgttagaatatcaatctaaagaaaaaaaaaggtgtacgcaacaattcaaaaaattttcaaagaacaAACTTTTGTTCGCGTGATGATGGAATCGCGTAAGAATGATTTAATTACAGTGTTTTAAAGTTGCTTTTCGACTAAACATGAATATATTAGGCTTTACTTTGCTTTTTCTTACGCGAGGTTTTTAGTTTCTTATGATGCACATGACTTCGTTTGCGTCCAAGATTCATTCGTCCAAGACTACAACAACTTAGCCTGCATGCTGGTGCACAAGCGCTAGAGCATCCAGGTTGCTGAAGAGAGCAAGGGTTTTGTGGCATCATCATTGGTTGTTGCATAATTGACTGCTGAAGCATAGACTGTTGCTGGCAGCATTGTTGAGAACAAAGTGGTGCACATGATGCTGAGCATCCGGGCATTTGTGAGCAGGAACCCATTAGAGGTAGTTGAATAGGCATTGATGGTTGTTGGCAGCATTGCTGAGAACACTGTGGTGCGCATGATGGAGAGCAACTTGGAAATTGTGGACAAGATGAGATTTGCAGCGGCTGAATTGACATTGATGGTTGTTGACAACATTGTTGAGAGCATTGTGGTGCACATGAAGCTGAACAGCTAGGAAATTGTGGACAAGATGACATTTGTGGCATCTGAAGAGGCATTGATGATTGTTGGCAGCATAGCTGAGAGCATTGTGGGGCGCATGTTGGAGAGCAACTTGGAAACTGTGGACAGGCTGACATTTGAGGTGGCTGATATAGCGAGTTCATTGATTGTTGGCAGCATTGAGGACTGCATCTTGGCGCACAATGTTGGCTGCAACCAGGGTGTTGGGGGCAAACACTCTGTTCGTTAGGTTGAATGATTATGGTACCACTCATCGCTGATGGCTGcttatgcaaattttaaacaaaattataaaagaattataaaagtacaaatttataattaaaaatttaaataaattatacttgATAAGGGTTCTGCTGACAGCATGACTGAGAACAACTAGACTGACACGATAGGCCACAATTTGGGTATTGAGAACAAGCAGTATAACCAGACGGTTGAACAGGTGCATTTAAATTGACCTGACCACAACATCCAGGCTTACACTCTGGGTAGCAGTCTCCACTGCAACCAGAAGGACATGTTCCAGTAATTTGATTAGGAAGGAGTCCTCGACCAGAAccttatttaaacaatatatggacaaaataaattttatacattttagtagaaatttaatgcttttataaatttaaattaaatttataaagataattttgtatgctttgaaaatgaacaaaaactaaaactttgatGACGCACCTGGAATTAAACGAacagataatatttttagatcaGTCTGTCCTCTTAAATAATCTCTTAATTTAGTAATAGGGTCAACTGGTGCACGAACATCAGGAGCAAACCGCAGCAATGTCGATGCAGCAACATCGCCATTTTCACGAGACCTTAAACAagcatttttctcttttttatgagcattaaaaaataaaaataaaacattcataaaatGCGTACTTACATAAATTGATAGAATGTTGAGCCAACAAACCAGATGTCTTTTCCGTATGATTcgttaaactaaaaagtttcaataaaacaaaaacatatatactttcataaaatcaacaatttatatttttaaagttagaaaTAACTTACAGCTTTTGTTATGACACCTTTCATTGTTGTATATCGTTGGCTGTTGACATCAATTAGATCATCAGTGAAAGAACTACCAGGAAAGTATAAATCTAGCGAATAACTAGTCATACCATTTGGCCTCATTTTACAAACAAATGGCAGTTTTTTAAAGCAATCCTTAAAAgagaaataaattgaaaaatggcTTAATATGCACgcttgtatgtatatatatatatataaatatatatacacacatatatatatacacacatatatatatatacacacatatatatacacatatatatatacatatatatatatatatatatatatatatatatatatatatatatatatatatatatatatatatatacatatatatatatacatacatacatttgcaaccaacatcgaacaatgctaaaaagtgttcctaattttacatgtcttaaaaactaaacgaactatactaccacagcaaacagttcaggagtctggagtcatagcatgccatgacatgagcaatcagctgacaggtgacagcacacaagCAGAATTTCGTTCACAAGTGcgattttgcagcggacaaaacaagtgcaacttttttggtttgtttcattttcttaagtctggtccgtgtcaacgtcacggtagttttttaataattaaaggaagtatccagaagtttccagaagcatgcagaagcttccagaagtttccagaagaagcatctggaagcatccagtaGCATCCAGTaatatccagaaacattcagaagcatccagacgcatccagaagcatcaagaagcatcgaaaagaagcatctagaatcttccagaacaggttcacacaggttcattttaatatataagagacatgtaaatcgacatgtaattcagtcagtatatggaagtcaatcagtcagctttatcaagacagtttatcgaagtgagttttatcaaagtgttttatcgaagaatatcaatacaagaagtgaaatacaacaagtgtttaattacatcaatacagtccacatccaaccaagatgttgtgttccacagagcattattgtatcatcacaaggcaaatgtaacacggtaagccttgagaagcgtgattatttctttttattatttttatgacttcaagtgcaaaaatggctcccgacagtcttggattggaactaacaaagaaaattattggcgattacgtaagtgtaatgtcacaaaaaagtatttgtgataaatatcgtgtgaaaaaatggaccatatcaagactatgttccaaatatcgttctacggagAAGTTGGCAgtagataacaaaggtggaagaccgcgttcttccacttctagagaggattctatgatcgtcagatccatcaagaaggatccctggatatcatcagtcgagatacaaaagcaattaaagcTGCCTGTATcagaccgaacaatcagacaacgtgctgttgaagccggattgttttcttgacgccctgcaaagaaacatCTGATTTGACTAAAataccagaagaaaagactcctgtttgctacatctcatattgactggaatgtgcagaaatggcgaactgtcctgttcagtgatgaatcgaagttcaacatcattgggagcgatggcatttaccatgtacgtcgaccggccggaaaacgcttCGATTTACgctactgccataagaccgtgagacatggtggaggcaatgtaatggtctgggggtgtttttctgctaacggtctaggtctaatacatcgaaacgatggaataatgggccgtttcatgtataaaaatatcctgaaagatgttatgttaacTCATGccgaatggaatatgccaataaaatgagtttttcagcaagacaacgatcggaaacacactgcaaaagtagtcaagcagtggtttcaagacaaccacctatcggtgatggattggccgcctcaatctgcCGATCTCAACCCtttcgagaacctgtgggagatcatcaaccgcagaattaatcgtgaaggtgttcgtaataaggatcaactgtttgaacaaatccaaaaggcctgggcagcgattaatttattaattttgattaatttattaattttcgtgtacaaataatgaactttgtgattaATAAATCTTGAAGTActttgtctctaaacagttacatagttatttttctaaattgaaaaaatgcagcacttttatataaggaaactaaatttgcattatttggttgcacttgttttgtccgatactgtatatatatatatatatatataaatacaaaaaagttggCATCAAAAAGTAAAACCAACTGGTCATGAAAGTGTGCTATTTATGTTGTCGTcactgtatatacatatatatatatatatatatatatatatatatatatatatatatatatatatatatatatatatatatatatatatatatatatatacacacacatatatacaacCTCGGAATTAGATTTGGCAggttttttgccgacctcatttctatgttttatggttagacctttgtatcaaatagtTTTTGCCGAACTGATGCcaacctcaaaaagattgaggtcggcaaattaatGCCGacatcattttttctaattctgagggatgtatatatatatatctcttacatttctataaaaacaatttatgacaCGTTAGCAAATGTTTATTTAGTGCATGTTAGgctcattatttatatattttaaagtattcaTACAGACGTAGCAAATTAActcaaacaaatttattttacgtTTGTCTTCATTGTAAAGTGATATTGTGAATATGGCTACTGATAAAGTTCATTTACGTCATTGTATTTTATACGAATTTCAACTTTTGATTGAGATTGCAGAAACACTTGAATGAACTCAGCAAACTATTTCGGATTATATTTGAAAGATATGATTAGTATGGAAATATTCAAGATGGGTGCAACATGAATTAAGTCAGAAGAATTTGGATGATAGAGTTGTCATATGCACATCTCTACTTGCTTGGAACAGAATCAAGCCATTTCTGAACAGGATGATAACTGGGGATGAGAAATAGATTACTTACAAAAACATTGTAAGAAAAAGGGCATATTGTGAACCGGGAAAACCTAGCCCTTCCACATCTAAACCACATTTGATTCTGAATAAGAGAATGGTGTGTATTTGGTGGGATATTCAAGGACCAATACATTATGAGCttttaaaaccaaacaaaaagcTTAGTTTGGAGAATTATTGTCAGCAACTGGataatttaaagattaaaatccAAGAAAAAGGCTGGCAATATTTAATAGAAAGGACTTCAAACTGCATCATAATAACGTCAGGTCACATGTTGCTTTGGGGactcaacaaaaaattgcaGAGATAGGCTGCAAATTTTGTCACATCCACCATATTCCCCGGACTTAGCACCCGCCGACTATCACTTATTTTTGTCcttacaaaatttattgaatggtaagaagttcaaaaacaaaaaagatattaaataagCACTGGTTCAACTTTTTGAatcaaagaataaaaagtttttcaaaaatggaaTATACAAATTACCATCTCGCTGGCAAgatgtcaaaaaaaataatagcaattatattatttaataaagtttataagtgatttcaaaaatttgtattttattttgttccaaaAACAGACAGAACTTTCCAGTAGACctaatatctatatctatatctatctatctatctatctatatatatatatatatatatatatatatatatatatatatatatatatatatatatatatatatatatatataaatgaaaattttaaatgtatactacaaaatagagtgattaatgtttttaaaagaacataacagtattaatttattagaaataacattAGTTCATTCATTTTACAcaatgttttttcataaaatcccttttttcttaaaaatctcTTCAGTAAAGATTTTTTGAGGGATACCCATAAAATGTCATGCAATTTGTGAGCATTTTCAAGCCCCCCTCATCACAACTTTTTAACTCTTTCGTAACAAGTCCTATACAAGTTGTCACAAAACCACTAACCCCTCCTCCCTTCCTatgacataatttatggaccATTCTGGAAAGTCTTGATTACAGAAAGATCATGAACAATGAAAAAACTGATTAGTTATTTCTACtagtgtatatgtatatatatatatatatatatatatatatatatatatatatatatatatatatatatatatatatacacttttttttctccCAATTAAATCAACagaaaattgatattttattaaaatatgtataaaagttgtctgattttcaattttgaaccctaaattaaagtattatcactttttagtttaaattttgattatttcttgGTTGTGTTTTACcttaatttccaaaaaaagaatatagtttagactacctaaaaaaaaaattgttataaatgatAAGAAATTATAGCAGGAGATATGTATTTACATCTTTCTTATGATCTTAAAGATCCTAAAGCATCAATAGTTGAATGTAAAGCCTCCAATGTTAAAACTAAAgaatctttacaaaaaaagaataagactGAAGAACTTCACCATTTCTTGCTCGAAACtccaatttaataaaaaacaaggcttaattaaatgtttttgattgcATCAAAAAAGAAATAGCTGAATTAAAAGGATCAAATGACCGTccaaaaatgcttaaaaaattgcacagcactttaaagtttttttcagcaTCAGAGGGATGCTTTAGTGCTctagacttttatttttattacaaatttgagAACATCTTTGAGTAATAAATTGATAGAaactttttatcttaaaaaaaaaaagttgaaatcttGAAAGTTTAGTTAGGTtatgattgtttataatatcacacaaaaatgtaatattagaattattattattacttaagtaacttttttccattacttGAACGcccctatatataaatatatatatatatatatatatatatatatatatatatatatatatatatatatatatatatatatatatatatatatatatatatatatataatagtttgtTGTATTTGGGAGTACGGAAGGAAAAAAATGATTCTTATGCCAACAAATACGtcacttttaattacttttaattacttCTGACTTTCGTCCAACATTTGCGTGTTGTCAGAAAGACAGTctatcaattaataaaaaaaaaaattccggtcttgcattttaatttttactttttgtcaACAAAATACGGAAAAAACTTTCTGACAACATATAagagttctatatatatatatatatatatatatatatatatatatatatatatatatatatatatatatatatatatatatatatatatatgtataaacatttttgaaaaatatctgcAACAGTGTGTAATAATGTGtattatttgacaaaataaaacagcatttaaaaaatttttaaattaaaaatatattcagaaGAGCCTTAAGATCcttgaaaatttaacatatctctaatattaattaaaaaaaaagagtttttcaaaagtataacTTGTTTGgtcttaaataaagaaaaattatatataaatttaaaaaataattcttattttacagtaaacataaaaaaaatgataatcataataaatttaaaaaattattattttaaaaaaaaagataaacaaaaaattttgtccaatacacttttttcatttttagtttaaaaattttctaagcatcaaaatctaaaaaaaattttttttttaataaaatgaagattatttttaaaactatatataattttgcttcatttgacaCCCAAACAAgacatactttaaaaaaactcttttttaattaattttaggaACCTTTTATATGTTCACCAGTCTTGAGGCACctctgaaattatttttcatttaaaaaatttcaaaatccattgttattttatcatatagtACACATTAAGGTGCATGctgcagatatttttttaaaatgctgttttgtgaaccaccctaatatattaaaaacttaaaaagcacCTTATAATTCCATCCTTCATAAGATGCAGTAATACATTGATTTTTAACAGTTTCTTTCTTTGTGTTCCACAAATCAATAACAAGTTGTTGTGATTCTCTGCTCCAATCAGAATATACATATGGAGTGCCATCTACAAACTGAAATCCACCTTTTGCAGCCATATCTGACATTCCAATCCAAGATGGAGAGCTTCTTCCAACCAACATAGCTTaatcaaaattgaataaataaataaagatatttggACAAATATAGACAATTAAAATTCTGGCCTTTATGACCATTCATCTAAGCTTTATGACCATTCATCTAAgcttactttttaaaaatgctccTTCCTCTACACTTTCGCCAGAAAATAAAGATGACTTCAGAACGTTACAATGATCAACAGCATCTGCCCAAGCCATTTCTTCTTCAAATAATTTGTAACAATTTCCGTTGTTTGCTTTCCAGCCATCTGgacattttactaaaataattttaaaaatcttttaaaactttgtaaatgATATTCTCTTGAACAAAACTagatcaactttttaaatttagaatttcttaataacaaattattataaaaaataagtagtaTAACATATCTGACTTATGTAAGTGCAGTGTTTAActgtaacttttttgtttaagaacCTATTCttaaaaaactggaaaaaaaaaaaataaataaaaaaaataaaaaaccgtaaatcaaaaagattaaggaaataatatattttgcacACTTAATAAAATACCAGAatgaaaacaacaattttttatttattttgcttttctattgttttaaacatttaataatacatatttaatttatacaaatatgaaACTTGATCTAAATAAATCATATACTACCTCTGTTCTAAACTTATAATTCTTTACATTGAATACAAATTGGAACAGTATTTCAGAACAAAGGGAGTTTTTATATTTGTGGGAGTACTTTTATATTTGTGCTATACAACTGCCTAAGACAAAATACTCGCTCTTTTTCTATCTTTGTACTGGATGCTAGCCACTTGaacataacaaacatttttaaattcttagttAAGTTTGTTTTATGCCAGAGCTAATGCGTTACTACATAAATTTcgtaaatgtaaattatatattatataaattaaaaattatatatataaatatatccataggaattagggtcggcattcagcAATGCCAACTTAACTGCCGacttaaaagtgtttgaggtcagcaaaaacctgccaaccttgtttctatgttttatggtaaaagctttgtatcaaattttttttgccgatcTGATGCTGACCTCTTAACGATTAAGGTCGCCATATTATTGCAGAccttaatctttaaaatttttctcatttttccTAAATCCAAGggctgtttatatatatatatatatatatatatatttctttttttttacttatgacATTTTATGAAAGACATGTTtccaatacatatatatatatatatatatatatatatatatatatatatatatatatatatatatatatatatatatatatatatatatatatacacacacacacacacaaaaaatatcTTTGCATACTTAGATTTGCGTTAAACGTCAAACTGAAATAGGAAACTGCAGAGACTTAAGTGCATAAAAAAATGGGTGCGGACAGGTTTTTCTAAGACATTAAGAACTTTGATTAGAGCAAGGAGaacttcattttattattttaatatttttatgtttttcttctttttttgtttaaattcaagtcagcatttttaaacttgtacaTTTACCACAAATGACTATGTGAAATATACTAAAACATTATAAGTTTTTaccataagttttttttttaaatgttacattaattaatgttaaatcATGTAACATTAATTAATGTTACatgatttattaattaatgtttcATGATTTAATCTGATACTTAAAATGTTACATTAATTAAATGTAACATTTTAAGTATCTActtcaaactaaaataaaccTAAGTCTTGTAcataatatacttattttgtaaacaaaattaacttatttaaagaatatCATACTTTTTTGCTGCATATCACCAGATCCTGTAACTCTGTGAACATtatcataaaaacttaaactttcgTTGTTTCCAGCTGGATTGAAATACATAACCACATAAACTGTTTCACCTGCTTTCTTACTAGCAAACCCAACAACTTCGCTTCCTTCCCAGACCAACTGTGAAAAATCAGCAGCATTTTCTTTGAAAGCATCTTTtacaaaatcaaagttttttatttgattgtagctggatataaaaaaaatatcaaaacaaacccttaataataggttttattaaaaaagctaaattgagaaaaaaaaattaagtgacTAACATCCTCCTTTTAATGCGGAAGAGCACAgtatataaactaattaaaatcaagGTTTTTATGCTGCTCTCCTGGTTAAGCAGAAGAACATTGGTCACCTTAATAAAGATGTCATGTTCAGTTTTTTTCTCAAAGTGTCAAATGAATGAATTTTTGAAACTTACAATAAACAAGAGTAATGCCAAAGGTCATGTTTGTGTAAATTTTCTCATGAGCAGACATGACACAAGCAGATCTTAGAGGCAATTTTAAGAGAGTAAG
Encoded here:
- the nowa gene encoding uncharacterized protein LOC100207983 precursor (The RefSeq protein has 8 substitutions compared to this genomic sequence), producing MRSSTVWLFLALLSVALSTEVKDLDAVDEQSTKRDVPTVAVGVPPTLDDEGKLTNVTMKKLLSETNRYRLMHGVTPLGSCPVCSEAAQKHADEIAASGVAKPDHNSKYGQIIFSSKDPEDINQGADYFGTLVPARIYNQIKNFDFVKDAFKENAADFSQLVWEGSEVVGFASKKAGDTVYVVMYFNPAGNNESLSFYDNVHRVTGSGDMQQKIKCPDGWKANNGNCYKLFEEEMAWADAVDHCNVLKSSLFSGESVEEGAFLKTMLVGRSSPSWIGMSDMAAKGGFQFVDGTPYVYSDWSRESQQLVIDLWNTKKETVKNQCITASYEGWNYKDCFKKLPFVCKMRPNGMTSYSLDLYFPGSSFTDDLYDINSQRYATMKGVITKAFNESYGKDIWFVGSTFYQFMSRENGDVAASTLLRFAPDVRAPVDPITKLRDYLRGQTDLKILSVRLIPGSGRGLLPNQITGTCPSGCSGDCYPECKPGCCGQVNLNAPVQPSGYTACSQYPNCGLSCQSSCSQSCCQQNPYQPSVMSGTIVIQPNEQSVCPQHPGCSQHCAPRCSPQCCQQSMNSLYQPPQMSACPQFPSCSPTCAPQCSQLCCQQSSMPLQMPQMPSCPQFPSCSASCAPQCSQQCCQQPSMSIQPLQISSCPQFPSCSPSCAPQCSQQCCQQPSMPIQLPLMGSCSQMPGCSASCAPLCSQQCCQQQSMLQQSIMQQPMMMAQNPCSLQQPGCSSACAPACRLSCCSLGRMNLGRKRSHVHHKKLKTSRKKKQSKA